gcaaatAGACTGAACTCAGATTTGCTGttcaaatattgttgtttctacttaataattGTTGTTGAATTGACTCAAATTTAAGTCAGTCATTAAATAAATTTGATTCTCCACTGAAATGCATATAAACCTGTatttcagttgcacatgcacaaggtgAACAGGGTCCAATTTGACCAAAGGGGACATAGATCCCCCTAATCATGTCATCACACGAATCAACTACTTGCAACACAACAACATTATACTACAAAAGGGTAGTattaactatttaaatgcccctcGTGTTCCATTTTAAGATAAATTTGTTcaatgaacatacagtatatatttgagttatgagcccaaaacttgacattgcAAGTACAGTAGTGTTtacttaagacaacttgatttttttatggtgcatttaatTAGTGATAACATTATAAGCACATTATTTTCTATTAGTTTATCCTAAACACATTTTCAATGCTGCTTTCTGCTgacacacattttacatttacatgcatttggcagacgcttttatccaaagcgacttacagagcccttattacagggacaatccccccagagcaacctggagttcagtgcctgcctcaaggacacaatggtggcggctgtggggatcgaaccagtgaccttctgattaccagtttaccagttatgtggtttagaccaccaccaccacacacacatatgaatcTGTATTAATTGTAGTCATTTAACCCTAACCCTTTGCTACTCAAAGAGATCCAACTAATACTCTTTTTGGGTTATAAAAATGGTTTAAAGCATGTCACATTGTTCTGTACATAAAAATCTTGAAATTCAGAGCTTGGAGTTCAAAGAACAGAATTAGCTAATTGTGTTTAAAGAATAAAAGATGACAGTAACAAGTTGATGGAAgattatattacatattatacCGTTTTATCAATGTTTGATTAATGTGACAAACCTATCTGATAACACCTGATCAATCATTTGAAAGTTTTGTGTTCTGGATAACTAGTATTATAGTGaagattaaaatatataaactgtAAACTGTTTGTAACAAAGCAACATTGTTTCTTATGAAAAGCTGTTcaacaatagttcacccaaaaatcaaagtCTTGTTTATATGGTgtgtttatgtcctttttggaacttggcaatataaattacCATCCactctcattgtatggaaaagagcagttcaGATATTCTGCTTAACTTCTATGTGATTGGTACAACATGTGGATGTATAAGATGTGGATTCATTTTTGAACTATTTCTAATAAATCAACTGCAAACAAATATTATTGTATTGATGAGGATAAAGACATTGACAGCTGTTACAGTTTGAATTGATCTTCAAATGTTATGATGCCAGCATTCCTTGTACCTTATTGAAGATTGAATAGGGTGAAGGTCCCTATTGATTAATTAACTGGACCCCAGacataatgtaaacatttttgtgaCCCAGATTAATGTGCTTTGACGACAAATGGCTCTCATAATTTTCAATCTTCTCTTCTTCATTCATCATTTCCATTGTActgagaaacaaattaaataaatataacaggGCTAGAAACGTAGGTTCTCGGAAACAGATGGTAATGTGTTGCAACACGTGTCTTAGTCAGGGGTACCTGAGTGCAAGTTCCTCTTAATTGTTTTTAGAATTGAACATGGGGGGGCAATGCTTTTaaagttaaattatttatttctgcaCAAAAACAATAGTAAATTTCCTCTGTGCATCTGAAAATTGAAATACATTGCAATGTAATGTCCTCCCTTTAGGAAAATCTGTTTGCGGGTCATGGCAAGTATGCATTTAATTTGAAGAGAACATAATGTCACACCTTGGTAACAGGAAGTGGCAAACAAAAAGGTTTTTTGGGTTGCAGCATACAACGTGGCTTCCTACAACCACATAACGTACATCTCCAAGACATCTGCTAAAGAGATCATTGCCTGGGAAGCATCATGTTCAAATTATTGCATACAAACATCTAATTAACAAGAGCAGATTCATTTATATTCTCAATCATAATTAATCAATGTATTACAGATGAGCAAACGTTCTAAAAATAGCATCTTCCAGATTACAACGCACACAGATTACTGGACAATGTAGGGTACAAATGGAATAAATGTCCTCTTGGGGTAAAAAGCAAATTGAATAgtgtttctcccaaaacactaaatagcaacaaaaactaccacagcactttcctaaacacctgctTGTCACTACACACTGAAAAATGTTCCTGGTGCATGAGATCATTGCATGtagtctaaaggttgattttgaggaaGTTTGATCTAATATTaacaatttttttcaatgttgcaaaatgtatgtagctaataaaaatccctgaaattatcacatttattttgagataaaatattcatttgttattttcagttttgttgaAGGTGACTAAACGAAAAGCTTTTTAAGTAACTGTCCAATATGTAAAAAGAGAGTATTTGTGGGAAAAGCTCCCAAATTTGCAGGGTCTAACGGCCTCCATAACATAACACACTGTTTTTCTGAAGTGGGGGTATAGATTTagtatgaaacattaaaaaaataggcTCACATTAACtgatcacaatggagattcacaAGAGCTTTATTATTTTAGAGCAGTGAAATTAAAGAAAAAGGCAAAAAATGTATGAACATCCAACCTGAGTTGCAATCAACATAAATGGTAAGTGTCTGCACGCTGATTTATGGCTccaaaagtactttattggcctACACTTTTCGTGCTTTCATATCACTGTGGTTCACAAGTTTTGACTGATGAAGACCTAATGGTGGAAAGGTTGCAAGCAAGTGTaagccaataaaatatttttgaagaagTAAATCAGAGTGAGGACACATTATTTTTCAGAGCAgtgaaatttccatgacttttgagATGGTATTATTTTCAGGAGTTTTCCAGACATGTGTGACATTTCCagtttagatagatagatagatagatagatagatagatagatagatagatagatagatagatagatagatagatagatagcttaGAAAAGTAGCATATATACAGTAGGCTATATCTAACAGTAATATGTCTTGTTTTAGTTAAATGTTTAGTTTAACTAAAAACTGTGCCGTCTTTCTCTAAAATAAATACTACTTTGGATTGATATTTTATCATGCAATGACATACATGTAATGTGTGGCCTCCATCGAGTGCCCCAACCTTTAGAGAACAGTCACAACCTGTCCTGGGACCTGCTGAGCGATTGAGAGGCCGCATCTGTTTGTATTTTGCCTTTGTCCTGCCAGAAAGAGTCCAGGGAGAAATAGTAAATAAGTGGATCCAGACAGCAATTGATGCTAGCTAGGCAGATAAACGCGCGTAAAACCTCGCCgttatttttatcattcaacgTCAAGAGTTGTAATGTAAACGGCAggaaaaacacaataaacaccaaCATGTTGACAACAAAAATAAGCATCACGCTCATTTTGTTGTTAACTTTTGTCGCGTCTCCACTGGGACGCTTCCTCAGCACAACTATGACCATGACCGTGGATACGATGTTGACCACCAGGAGAATCAACAGAAATATCGCCTGTCCGAGCCCGGTGATTCGTGAGCCCTTGGCGGCTACTTGGAACTCGAAACAGGGCAAGTGGTGATGATGGCACGCTTTCAGTGCACTGTAGAGATTTACACCCTCCGGGATGCATAGGATGGTAATGAGG
The sequence above is a segment of the Xyrauchen texanus isolate HMW12.3.18 chromosome 38, RBS_HiC_50CHRs, whole genome shotgun sequence genome. Coding sequences within it:
- the LOC127631847 gene encoding lysophosphatidic acid receptor 4-like, which codes for MYDNLTNSTCIDDSEWKSDSFRLLVSAVVYGLVLVVGLPLNAISLWILLRRHGLRSPGAVLMINLAASDLLLALSLPLRVYFYATLNWPFGAGTCTTAILLFRINIRTSCIFITLISVDRLLALVFPLRSRSLRTSAFACKCSSLVWILITILCIPEGVNLYSALKACHHHHLPCFEFQVAAKGSRITGLGQAIFLLILLVVNIVSTVMVIVVLRKRPSGDATKVNNKMSVMLIFVVNMLVFIVFFLPFTLQLLTLNDKNNGEVLRAFICLASINCCLDPLIYYFSLDSFWQDKGKIQTDAASQSLSRSQDRL